One Thiocapsa sp. genomic window carries:
- a CDS encoding SDR family oxidoreductase produces MSVQEFSGKTVAVTGAAGNLGRATALAFARRGARLALIDLDPDALQSAQNALPEGCESAIFATDLLDPPAVAAMIGGVTDRFGALHVLANIAGGFAMGPAIDETTDAQWDSLMDLNLRSVFNCCRAAIPRIPDGSGGRIVNISARAATRGAGHMGPYCVSKAAVITLTESLAEELKQHGITVNCVLPGTLNTPQNRAAMPDADHDTWVPLDALADVILFLASDAARCVTGAAVPVYGRS; encoded by the coding sequence ATGAGCGTGCAGGAATTCTCAGGGAAAACCGTTGCCGTCACCGGCGCCGCGGGAAATCTGGGCCGTGCCACGGCACTTGCCTTCGCCCGCCGCGGCGCCCGACTGGCCCTGATCGACCTGGATCCCGATGCCTTGCAGTCGGCGCAGAACGCCCTGCCCGAGGGATGCGAGTCGGCTATTTTTGCAACCGACCTCTTGGATCCTCCCGCAGTGGCGGCCATGATCGGCGGCGTGACAGACCGCTTCGGCGCCCTTCATGTCCTCGCGAATATCGCCGGCGGCTTTGCGATGGGGCCGGCCATCGACGAGACGACCGATGCACAGTGGGATTCCTTGATGGATCTGAACCTGCGTAGCGTCTTCAACTGCTGCCGGGCAGCGATACCCCGGATCCCGGACGGGAGCGGCGGGCGCATCGTCAACATTTCCGCCCGAGCGGCCACTCGCGGGGCCGGGCACATGGGACCCTATTGCGTCTCCAAGGCCGCCGTCATTACCCTGACCGAGAGCCTCGCCGAGGAGCTGAAGCAGCACGGGATTACCGTCAACTGTGTTCTGCCCGGAACCCTAAACACCCCGCAAAATCGCGCCGCCATGCCGGATGCAGACCACGACACTTGGGTTCCTCTGGATGCACTCGCCGATGTCATCCTCTTTCTGGCCTCGGATGCCGCACGCTGCGTGACCGGCGCCGCGGTGCCGGTCTACGGACGGAGCTGA
- a CDS encoding metallophosphoesterase, whose translation MSDPSHAQRKGFLRHFRGLIREADPCADIDLRGSLRLGKSTVKLPPPALPLQILLGGEQGYRLHLYPEPVLDAEGRFEHRGSYLLVDPMTYFSDVSGFIRLSEGDTLTLGRDDPTQRLLLRYPRAVEPRHLRLKLSADGLSIKNKSGAAGVCIAPLASTDLMERMSRWRRLALARLARVLGGPIEPLARAPALDLIEQVIAVMDQEPYRALNRLGQPGGLLILPDRATPVFVGDLRARIDNLLVILTQNAFLQALEEGSAILIILGSAVHPDRPEQAAEMDSSILMMDLIFRLKLRFPERVFYLRGHHDSFSESISHAGLPQGSLWEDALHQSRGPDYRDAMRRFYARLPLVAVTSRYLAAHAAPPIEAEGWQTLVDIDRHPELADRLARVRHPSEPAPSSTYGRRDLNRMFRRLGLAENAVCVLGGRPAPSAGHRARDTSDLAQLRRVFSADPHWVGTLTRAHKRLLPLCYPAEPLLEVYNRLVRSAGAGISPSRQPANPIEPTRPTPTDAPDEAQR comes from the coding sequence ATGTCGGACCCGAGCCACGCCCAGCGCAAAGGCTTTCTGAGACACTTTCGCGGTCTGATCCGCGAGGCCGACCCGTGCGCGGACATCGACCTTCGGGGGTCGCTGCGATTGGGCAAGTCCACGGTGAAGCTCCCGCCTCCCGCGCTGCCCCTGCAGATCCTGCTCGGCGGCGAGCAGGGTTATCGGCTCCACCTCTATCCGGAGCCGGTGCTCGATGCCGAAGGCCGCTTCGAGCACCGCGGCAGCTATCTCCTGGTCGACCCCATGACCTATTTCTCCGACGTCAGCGGATTCATCCGACTGAGCGAGGGCGATACCCTGACCCTGGGACGCGACGACCCGACGCAGCGCCTGCTGCTGCGTTACCCGCGCGCCGTCGAGCCTCGGCATCTTCGGCTCAAGCTCTCGGCCGACGGGCTGTCCATCAAGAACAAGTCCGGGGCGGCGGGCGTCTGCATCGCCCCTTTGGCCTCGACCGATCTCATGGAGCGCATGTCGCGTTGGCGCCGCCTTGCGCTCGCGCGTCTGGCACGGGTGCTCGGCGGACCGATCGAGCCCTTGGCGCGCGCGCCCGCCTTGGACCTGATCGAGCAGGTGATCGCGGTGATGGATCAGGAGCCCTATCGCGCGCTCAATCGTCTCGGCCAACCCGGCGGTCTCCTGATCCTGCCCGATCGCGCCACCCCCGTCTTCGTCGGCGACCTGCGCGCCCGGATCGACAACCTGCTCGTCATCTTGACGCAGAACGCCTTTCTTCAGGCCCTCGAGGAGGGCAGCGCGATCCTGATCATCCTGGGCAGTGCCGTACATCCGGATCGACCCGAGCAAGCCGCCGAGATGGACAGCTCCATCCTGATGATGGATCTGATCTTTCGGCTCAAGCTGCGGTTTCCCGAACGGGTCTTTTATCTGCGGGGCCATCACGACAGCTTTTCCGAGTCGATCAGCCACGCCGGGCTGCCGCAAGGATCCCTCTGGGAGGATGCCCTGCATCAATCACGCGGACCGGACTATCGGGACGCAATGCGGCGATTCTATGCCCGCCTGCCGTTGGTGGCCGTCACCTCGCGCTATCTTGCCGCACACGCCGCACCGCCGATCGAGGCCGAGGGATGGCAGACGCTCGTGGACATCGACCGGCATCCGGAGCTGGCCGACCGACTCGCGCGGGTCCGACATCCCTCGGAGCCTGCCCCGAGCAGCACCTACGGACGGCGCGATCTGAACCGCATGTTCCGGCGCCTCGGCTTGGCGGAGAACGCCGTCTGCGTGCTCGGAGGTCGCCCCGCGCCTTCGGCCGGGCATCGCGCGCGAGACACCTCAGACCTTGCGCAACTTCGGCGGGTTTTCAGTGCCGATCCGCACTGGGTCGGCACCCTCACGCGCGCCCACAAACGGCTGCTGCCGCTTTGCTATCCGGCCGAGCCCCTGCTGGAGGTCTACAACCGGCTCGTGCGCAGCGCAGGCGCCGGGATCAGCCCGAGTCGACAGCCCGCGAACCCCATTGAGCCGACCCGGCCCACGCCGACGGACGCTCCCGACGAGGCGCAGCGATGA
- a CDS encoding Na/Pi cotransporter family protein, with the protein MTPEVTQAITPAIHWWTMAMSLFGGLALFLYGIDQMAEALKAVAGERMKDILAKLTANRFMGAITGAFVTAVINSSSVTTVLVVGFISAGLMTLSQSVGVIMGANIGSTVTAQLIAFQITEAALLMIGIGFTMQFASTQEAIRQYGGILMGLGMVFFGMSIMSDSMGPLRTYEPFLEFVRRLENPAIGILVAAVFTGLIQSSAATMGIAIVLASQGLINLPTGIALALGANIGTCVTALLAAIGKPRDALRAALVHVIFNVCGVLIWVGFIGQLSAFTQLISPAHPDLSGTARLAAEVPRQIANAHTLFNIANTLLFIGLTTQFARLVQWLVPDKPPGAEALVVRAKYLDEELLSTPSLALDRVRLEVLHMGELVDKMMSRIMPAILSGNRRTLREIELMDNDVDTLHAQIITYLGKISRLSLTEKQTATLMRLMAAVNDLENIGDVVETNLIVLGRERIDAGVSISGPTRQVLMGFHQVVTRSVAAAVQAVAQNNELAARSVTSMKQEIQHIADSAAIHQAQRLVAEEPNRIPAYTIEIDIIEKLKRIYYFAKRMAKTVETDEEESAS; encoded by the coding sequence ATGACCCCCGAGGTCACCCAGGCGATCACGCCGGCGATCCACTGGTGGACGATGGCGATGAGCCTCTTCGGCGGTCTCGCCCTCTTTCTCTATGGCATCGACCAAATGGCCGAGGCGCTCAAGGCGGTCGCCGGAGAGCGGATGAAGGACATCCTGGCCAAGCTGACCGCCAACCGCTTCATGGGCGCCATCACCGGCGCCTTCGTCACGGCCGTCATCAACTCCTCTTCCGTGACGACGGTCCTGGTGGTGGGCTTCATCAGCGCCGGACTCATGACCTTGAGTCAATCCGTGGGCGTCATCATGGGCGCCAACATCGGTTCCACCGTCACCGCGCAGCTGATCGCCTTTCAGATCACCGAGGCGGCCCTGTTGATGATCGGCATCGGCTTCACGATGCAGTTCGCATCCACGCAGGAGGCGATTCGCCAATACGGCGGCATCCTCATGGGTTTGGGCATGGTGTTCTTCGGCATGAGCATCATGAGCGACTCGATGGGGCCGTTGCGGACCTACGAGCCCTTCCTGGAGTTTGTCCGGAGGCTCGAGAATCCGGCGATCGGCATCCTCGTCGCCGCCGTCTTTACCGGGCTGATCCAATCCTCCGCCGCCACCATGGGCATTGCGATCGTCTTGGCGAGCCAGGGTCTCATCAATCTCCCCACCGGGATCGCGCTCGCCCTCGGGGCCAATATCGGGACCTGCGTCACCGCCCTGCTGGCGGCCATCGGCAAACCGCGCGATGCGCTGCGCGCCGCCTTGGTGCATGTCATCTTCAACGTCTGCGGCGTCCTGATCTGGGTCGGCTTCATCGGACAGCTTTCGGCCTTCACCCAGCTGATCTCGCCGGCCCACCCTGACCTGTCGGGAACCGCGCGACTCGCCGCCGAGGTCCCCCGGCAGATCGCCAACGCACATACCCTATTCAATATCGCCAATACGCTCCTTTTTATCGGTCTGACCACGCAGTTCGCGCGGCTCGTGCAGTGGCTGGTTCCGGACAAACCCCCGGGCGCAGAGGCACTCGTGGTGCGCGCGAAGTATCTGGACGAGGAGTTGCTCTCCACGCCGTCGTTGGCGCTCGACCGCGTTCGCTTGGAGGTCCTGCACATGGGCGAGCTCGTGGACAAGATGATGTCGCGCATCATGCCGGCCATCCTCAGCGGCAATCGCCGCACGCTGCGCGAGATCGAGCTGATGGACAACGATGTGGACACGCTGCACGCCCAGATCATCACCTATCTGGGCAAGATCAGCCGTCTATCGCTCACCGAGAAGCAGACCGCGACCCTGATGCGCCTGATGGCGGCGGTGAACGACTTGGAAAACATCGGCGACGTCGTCGAAACCAACCTGATCGTACTCGGCCGCGAGCGCATCGATGCCGGTGTCTCGATCAGCGGGCCGACCCGCCAGGTCCTCATGGGCTTCCATCAGGTCGTAACACGCTCGGTCGCCGCCGCAGTCCAGGCCGTCGCGCAGAACAACGAGCTGGCCGCGCGATCCGTGACCTCCATGAAGCAGGAGATCCAACACATCGCCGACTCCGCGGCCATTCATCAAGCACAACGCCTCGTCGCGGAAGAACCGAATCGGATCCCCGCCTACACGATCGAGATCGACATCATCGAGAAGCTCAAACGAATCTATTACTTCGCCAAACGGATGGCCAAGACGGTCGAGACGGACGAGGAGGAGAGTGCATCTTGA